The following coding sequences are from one Microcebus murinus isolate Inina chromosome 31, M.murinus_Inina_mat1.0, whole genome shotgun sequence window:
- the LOC142865679 gene encoding LOW QUALITY PROTEIN: uncharacterized protein LOC142865679 (The sequence of the model RefSeq protein was modified relative to this genomic sequence to represent the inferred CDS: substituted 1 base at 1 genomic stop codon) has product MTWGQLKRTYEEEYRMLKSMSVPVTSVKLFLAMIYIVSMVKTYKCEECGKAFTQSTHLTQHKRIHSGEKPYKCDECGKAFIKIGDLNRHKRIHTGDKPYKCEECGKAFTQSTYLTEHKRIHSGEKPYKCEECGKAFNKIGHVHRHKRIHTGEKPYKCEECSKAFTWCSTLTLHKRIHSGEKPYKCEECGKAFTQSTYLNEHKRIHSGEKPYKCEECGKAFNKIGHVHRHKGIHTGEKPYKCEECGKAFTRYSTLTIHKRNHTGEKPYKCEECGKSFSQSTHLTQHKRIHSGEKPFQCEECGKAFIKLGDLNRHKQIHTGEKLYKCEECGKAFTQFRKLTQHKRIHSGENLYKCEECGKAFTQSTHLTEHKRIHSGEKPYKCEECGKAFNKIGHVNRHKRIHTGEKPXKCEECGKAFTRCSTLTLHKRNHSGEKPYKCKESCKAFIRCRDLT; this is encoded by the coding sequence aaaacatacaaatgtgaagaatgtggtaaagcttttacccagagcacacaccttactcaacataaaagaattcatagtggagagaaaccctacaaatgtgatgaatgtggcaaagcctttatcaagattggagacctcaatcgccataaacgaattcatacaggagacaaaccctacaaatgtgaggaatgtggcaaagcctttacccagagcacataccttactgaacataaaagaattcatagtggagagaaaccctacaaatgtgaagaatgtggcaaagcctttaacaagattggacatgtccatcgacataaacgaattcatacaggagagaaaccctacaaatgtgaggaatgtagcaaagcctttacctggtgctcaacccttactctacataaaagaattcatagtggagagaaaccctacaaatgtgaagaatgtgggaaggcctttacccagagcacataccttaatgaacataaaagaattcatagtggagagaaaccctacaaatgtgaagaatgtggcaaagcctttaacaagattggacatgtccatcgacataaaggaattcatacaggagagaaaccctacaaatgtgaggaatgtggcaaagcctttacccggtacTCAACCCTtacaatacataaaagaaatcatactggagagaaaccctacaaatgtgaagaatgtggcaaatcctttagccagagcacacaccttactcaacataaaagaattcatagtggagagaaaccattccaatgtgaagaatgtggcaaagcctttatcaagcttggagacctcaatcgacataaacaaattcatacaggagagaaactctacaaatgtgaagaatgtggcaaagcctttacccagttcagaaaacttacacaacataaaagaattcatagtggagagaacctctacaaatgtgaagaatgtggcaaagcctttacccagagcacacaccttactgaacataaaagaattcacagtggagagaaaccctacaaatgtgaagaatgtggcaaagcctttaacaagattggacatgtcaatcgacataaacgaattcatacaggagagaaaccctaaaaatgtgaggaatgtggcaaagcctttacccggtgctcaacacttacccttcataaaagaaatcatagtggagagaaaccctacaaatgtaaagaatctTGCAAAGCCTTTATCCGGTGTAGAGACCTCACTTGA